In Argonema galeatum A003/A1, the genomic stretch AGGAGCTTTTTTGTCTCCTAAGATGCTGCGGTTGCCGGTGTCGAAAACGCCAGCGACACAAGCAATCATTATAGTTGCTAAGGTGCCGACAAATAGAGCTTTCCAACCTAATTCTGAGATATCTTTGCGTCGGGAAGGTATCAGGGCGATCGTACCACCGACGAAAATACCTACGGAGGCGAGGTGGGCGAATCCTGAGAGGGCGTAGCTGACGATTAAGACGGTGCGATCGCTTATTTGCCCTGCTGCTGCTGCTTCTGCTAAGGATTGGTAGGGGGGAATGGCTGTTTCTAGGAGTCTGCGCCCAATAATTACCGATGCTGTCCAAGATTCGTCAAAGGGTACTCCTGTTAAGAGAGTGAGGGGATAAAATAAGAATCCTTGAATATTTTGTAAAGTCACGACTTTAAAAACGTCGCCTATTGGAGATGGTAAAACTGCCAGCCAACCAAAAAATTGATTGATTAAAGAAACTAAACCCAAAATTAAAATCAGGACGGCTGCGATCGCCACTGCCATTTTCACCCCATCCAATGCTCCCACAATTGCTGCATCTAAAGGGCTAACTCGCTCGATTGGTTCTCCTCCCACCGTCTCCTGTTTAAATTCGTCATTTAGATCGTCATTTAACTCTTCGCCGCCGAGTTCCGTGCCGCTGAATTTATTGCTATTTTTTGATGCTTTTTGTTCTTTGGGAATACCCCCAGCAGTGAGAGGAACTTCGGTTTCAGGAACCAAAATTTTTGAGAGAACGAAACAAGCGGGAATTGCCATGATTGAGGCAGATACCAAATGCCCCAAGATGTTGGGAAAAACTGGTTTAAGGAAACTTACATAAATTGCCAGAGTTGATGAAGCTGCTGTACCAAAACAACAAGACAAAATGGCACAAAGTTCGCTGCGCGTCAT encodes the following:
- a CDS encoding NupC/NupG family nucleoside CNT transporter, with translation MSHPFYLNIISFFGIFGLCAIAWLFSEHRRIIPWRVIISGIALQLILGALVFLFPPTRVALQWFSSLLDTVFIAADAGARFVFGANIVPRPDVVPPVNLGYIFAFRALPTVIFFSGLMALLYNIGVIQVITEVFAKVFYAVMRLSGAEALSGAANIFVGIEAAIVVKPYLAKMTRSELCAILSCCFGTAASSTLAIYVSFLKPVFPNILGHLVSASIMAIPACFVLSKILVPETEVPLTAGGIPKEQKASKNSNKFSGTELGGEELNDDLNDEFKQETVGGEPIERVSPLDAAIVGALDGVKMAVAIAAVLILILGLVSLINQFFGWLAVLPSPIGDVFKVVTLQNIQGFLFYPLTLLTGVPFDESWTASVIIGRRLLETAIPPYQSLAEAAAAGQISDRTVLIVSYALSGFAHLASVGIFVGGTIALIPSRRKDISELGWKALFVGTLATIMIACVAGVFDTGNRSILGDKKAPAPTAAPIQSPAPTPAGIAPHIPQTAPEIKPPTQTAPKPSQL